In Arachis hypogaea cultivar Tifrunner chromosome 17, arahy.Tifrunner.gnm2.J5K5, whole genome shotgun sequence, a single window of DNA contains:
- the LOC112764859 gene encoding protein PHLOEM PROTEIN 2-LIKE A10, protein MEGQLIKKGLDFSRRNKKWLLLVALFGASGYGAYKAYHSPSVARKRERLMKLVKAFVSLSELVAESSETIATVSKDLNRFLNSDSDEIPNSLKQLSKIVTSKECSASVNKVSEAVTIGLLLGLKTQQSNDKSPEFITNPNSATDRVLEKLFSKAGTGFASVVVGSFARNLVLGLQSAEFGVASSDSPAWLNVISDERCGKVIGDVVQVFVSTAVAVFLDKTMDVNNFDEMFAGMTNPKHQEQVKGILVSVCNGAVETLVRTSHQVLTNSRTQKSNLSASSSSGSNVNSLVLSGSIVTGNGCVEPIGEVVQHFKVGGLVGGGVQDAGLLGQIKSTMAVPANRRFVLDVTGKVTMEALRSFVALFLWRISDALNRSLKNVHDEAVHKGSEVVRYVGAKSSVMFTLFLAFYLHILGGSTLVLPA, encoded by the coding sequence ATGGAAGGTCAACTTATCAAGAAGGGTTTGGATTTCTCTCGAAGGAACAAGAAGTGGCTTCTCCTCGTTGCTCTCTTCGGAGCTTCTGGCTATGGCGCATACAAGGCTTACCACTCTCCCTCCGTGGCTCGCAAGAGAGAGCGCCTTATGAAGCTCGTGAAAGCCTTCGTTTCCCTTTCCGAATTGGTTGCGGAATCCTCAGAAACCATTGCCACCGTGTCCAAGGACCTCAACCGATTCCTGAATTCTGATTCCGACGAGATCCCCAACAGCTTGAAGCAGTTATCCAAAATTGTCACATCCAAGGAATGCTCCGCCTCGGTCAATAAGGTTTCCGAGGCCGTAACGATTGGACTTTTGCTAGGTCTTAAAACCCAACAGAGCAACGATAAGAGTCCCGAATTCATCACAAACCCTAATAGCGCCACCGATAGGGTGTTGGAGAAGCTTTTCTCGAAGGCTGGAACCGGTTTTGCCTCGGTGGTAGTTGGAAGCTTTGCGAGGAATTTGGTTTTGGGTCTTCAGAGTGCTGAATTTGGTGTTGCGTCTTCGGATTCGCCTGCTTGGTTGAATGTGATTAGTGATGAGAGGTGTGGGAAGGTTATAGGGGACGTTGTACAAGTGTTTGTGAGCACCGCCGTTGCAGTTTTTCTCGACAAAACAATGGATGTTAATAACTTCGATGAGATGTTTGCTGGAATGACCAATCCAAAACACCAGGAACAAGTTAAGGGGATTCTGGTTTCTGTGTGCAATGGTGCCGTGGAAACTTTGGTTAGAACATCTCACCAAGTCTTGACGAATTCGAGaactcaaaaatcaaatttgagtGCGAGCTCGAGTTCAGGTTCAAATGTGAATTCTCTTGTTCTTAGTGGTTCAATTGTAACTGGAAATGGGTGCGTTGAGCCAATTGGAGAAGTTGTTCAGCATTTCAAAGTTGGAGGCTTGGTTGGTGGTGGTGTTCAGGATGCAGGATTGCTTGGCCAGATCAAATCGACGATGGCGGTTCCGGCCAACCGGAGATTTGTTCTTGATGTGACGGGGAAGGTGACAATGGAAGCATTGAGATCATTTGTGGCGTTGTTCTTATGGAGAATATCAGATGCATTGAACAGAAGTCTCAAGAACGTCCATGATGAAGCTGTGCACAAAGGGTCTGAAGTTGTTAGATATGTTGGAGCTAAGTCATCAGTTATG